In a single window of the Arachis hypogaea cultivar Tifrunner chromosome 6, arahy.Tifrunner.gnm2.J5K5, whole genome shotgun sequence genome:
- the LOC112696472 gene encoding mitochondrial import inner membrane translocase subunit TIM14-3, whose amino-acid sequence MRQCETIKNEAKGNANTSQFPLQKGLTVFGMATPFLAGLAVAAAATVGRYGIHALQAFKARPPRVRRFYEGGFQATMNRREAALVLGVRDRTPTDKIKEAHRRVMIANHPDAGGSHYLASKINEAKEVMLGKIKGGGSAF is encoded by the exons ATGCGTCAATGCGAAACAATAAAAAACGAAGCGAAAGGAAACGCAAACACAAGCCAGTTTCCGTTGCAGAAGGGTTTAACAGTTTTCGGAATG GCTACACCTTTTCTGGCAGGCCTTGCTGTGGCAGCTGCTGCAACTGTTGGTAGATATGGTATCCATGCCTTGCAAGCATTCAAGGCGAGGCCACCTCGAGTGCGTAGATTTTACGAAGGCGGTTTCCAAGCTACTATGAATAGAAGGGAAGCTGCTCTGGTGCTTGGGGTTAG AGATCGAACTCCGACAGATAAGATTAAAGAAGCGCATAGGAGGGTGATGATTGCAAACCATCCGGATGCAGGTGGAAGCCATTACCTAGCATCCAAAATCAATGAAGCAAAAGAGGTCATGCTTGGAAAGATCAAGGGTGGTGGGTCAGCATTTTGA
- the LOC112696471 gene encoding uncharacterized protein, translating into MAEMRVTNSWSDELASLMDDDPVGFSSSTTFEVRRSVYAPPQPSVEEPVVVAEGEESLKEQAMGFLMAWCEILMELGRGCRDILRQNFLNEDSFLFRNFALPCAKVSKRLSFLNDFLPEDRDPFHAWSIVVFVFVLALAAISVDPNHDALTEVMKVRTHPPSARRILLPDGRNMSYYEQGVSAGRARFSLVAPHSLLSSRLAGIPGVKASLLEDYGVHLVTYDLPGFGESDPHPTRNLNSSATDMLHLANAVNVTDKFWVLCHSSGCVHAWASLRYIPDRVAGAVMLAPMINPYEPGMVKDEMKRTWVKWLPKRKFMYILAHRFPKLLSFFYKKNFLPENHDQIDKQLYYSLGKKDEILIEEPEFEEFWQRDVEESVRQGSVQPFIEEVILQVSKWGFGIEELRVQRKCQTRSLLLWLKSMYSQAECELEGFPGLIHIWQGMDDRVVPPSMMEYIGRVLPEAIIHKLQNEGHFSYFFFCDECHSKIFSTVFGTPQGPIQEPQEEIAYEENTEDLIQQRTSDSDTA; encoded by the exons atggcGGAAATGAGAGTGACGAATTCGTGGAGCGATGAGCTAGCGAGTCTCATGGACGACGATCCGGTCGGTTTCTCGTCTTCCACGACGTTTGAGGTGAGGAGATCGGTGTACGCGCCGCCTCAGCCGAGCGTGGAGGAGCCAGTGGTGGTGGCGGAGGGGGAGGAGAGCTTGAAGGAGCAGGCGATGGGGTTCTTGATGGCATGGTGTGAGATACTGATGGAGTTAGGTAGGGGATGCAGGGACATACTGCGGCAGAACTTTCTCAACGAAGATTCCTTCCTTTTCAGAAACTTCGCACTGCCTTGCGCTAAGGTCTCAAAGAGGTTGAGTTTCCTCAACGATTTCTTGCCCGAGGATCGCGATCCCTTCCATGCCTGGTCCATCGTCGTCTTCGTCTTTGTTCTTGCCCTCGCAG CTATAAGTGTAGATCCCAATCATGATGCTCTAACCGAGGTGATGAAGGTTCGCACACACCCTCCCAGTGCTAGACGCATATTACTTCCAGACGGTAGAAACATGTCTTATTATGAGCAAGGTGTTTCAGCTGGCAGAGCTAGATTTTCTCTTGTTGCTCCACATTCTTTACTTTCATCTCGATTAGCAG GTATACCTGGGGTTAAAGCATCATTGCTTGAAGATTACGGTGTCCATTTGGTCACATATGATCTTCCTGGTTTTGGGGAAAGTGACCCTCATCCCACCAGAAATCTCAATTCATCAGCCACTGACATGTTACATTTAGCCAATGCTGTCAATGTTACTGATAAGTTCTGGGTGCTATGTCATTCAAGTGGATGTGTTCATGCCTGGGCATCACTCAGATATATTCCTGACAGAGTCGCAG GTGCAGTGATGCTAGCTCCTATGATTAATCCATATGAACCTGGCATGGTTAAAGACGAGATGAAAAGAACTTGGGTGAAGTGGCTGCCAAAGAGGAAATTTATGTATATATTGGCTCATAGGTTTCCGAaacttctctcttttttctaCAAGAAGAACTTCTTGCCGGAAAATCATGATCAAATTGATAAGCAGCTATATTATTCATTAGGAAAGAAG GATGAGATTTTGATTGAAGAACCAGAATTTGAAGAATTTTGGCAGCGTGATGTGGAGGAGTCGGTTCGTCAGGGAAGTGTGCAGCCATTTATAGAGGAAGTTATTCTTCAGGTATCGAAATGGGGTTTTGGCATAGAAGAACTTCGTGTGCAGAGGAAGTGTCAAACAAGAAGTTTACTTCTTTGGTTGAAGTCCATGTACAGTCAGGCAGAATGTGAGTTAGAAGGATTTCCTGGCCTTATACACATATGGCAG GGAATGGATGATAGAGTGGTCCCACCATCAATGATGGAATACATAGGACGGGTATTACCAGAGGCAATAATCCACAAGCTACAAAATGAGGGCCACTTTTCCTATTTCTTTTTCTGTGATGAGTGTCATAGTAAGATATTTTCCACTGTGTTTGGAACCCCTCAAGGTCCTATACAAGAACCACAAGAGGAAATTGCATACGAGGAAAATACAGAAGATCTTATCCAACAACGTACTTCTGATTCTGATACGGCATGA